The window TGCTGGCGGACGCGATGGAGTCGGTCACCGGCGCGGACGACGCTCAGGTGTCGGTGGCGGTATTGGATCTGGACTCCGGTGAGAGCGCCTCGTACGGGGACGCCTCCTTCGATACGGCGAGCATCGTGAAGGTCGACATCCTGGCGGCGCTGCTGCTGCAGGCGCAGGACGAGGGGCGGGCGCTGACGTCGGCGGAGCGGACGTACGCCACCGCCATGATCGAGAACAGCGACAACGTCTCCGCGTCGGCACTGTGGGAGACGATCGGCAGGGCGGAGGGGCTGGGCGCCGCGAACGAGCGCTTCGGGCTGACCGACACCGAGGGCGGCGACGGGATGCTGTGGGGGCTGACGCAGACCACGGCGGCGGATCAACTCACCCTGCTTCAGCAGGTGTTCGGGGAGGATTCGGAGCTGAGTGAGGCGTCGCGGACGTATCTGCAAGGGCTGATGGGGCAGATAGCGGTGGATCAGCGGTGGGGTGTCTCGGCCGTGGCGGACGGTTCCGGGTGGGCGCTCAAGAACGGGTGGCTGCCGCGGAGCACGACCGGGCTGTGGGACATCAACAGCATCGGGCGGGTGACGGTGGACGGGCGTGACTATCTGGTGGCGGCGCTGTCCGACGGGAACGAGACGAAGGCCGACGGAGTGTCGCTGATCGAGGCGGCCGTCAAGGCGGCGGTGTCGGTGTTCGCGACGGCCTAGAAGCCGTCCTGGCGTTCGCGGCGGCCCCGCCACAGGACCACGGCCGCCACCAGCAGGACGCCTCCGGCGCTGCCGGCCAACGGGGCCGCCCAGGCTGTCGTGTCGTCGTCGGTCGTGGTGGTCTCGGGGCCCGAGCCGAAGTACTCGTTGCCGTAGGCCTTCGACCGCAGGCCCTTCGGCTTGAGGTCGGCGGCCTTCTCGATGGCGGCCGCGGGGTCCACGAAGCCGTAGCCGCGGGAGTCGTCACGGCCGTCGGCGGGGGCGTTGCGGGCCGTGTCCTCCAGGAGCTTCTTGATCTGGGCCGGGGTCAGGCCCGGGTGAGCGGCCTTGACCAGGGCCACCGCGCCGGAGACGAAGGCCGCGGCGGCGCTGGTGCCCCAGCCCTCGTAGTACTTGCGGTCGGGGTCGGCGATCACGACGTCGACGCCGGGGGCGCTGACCGTGGCGTACCAGCGGCGGGTGGAGAAGGAGGCGCGGGTGCCGAACTTGTCGACGGCGGTCACGGCGATCACGCCCGGGTAGGCGGCCGGGTAGGAGATGTGGTCGCCCTTCTCGCCGCCGTTGCCGGCCGAGGCGACGACGACGGCGCCCTTTCTCAGGGCGTACTGGACGGCCTCGTCCTCGGCGGGTTCGGGGTGGGCGGACTTGGAGTCGTCGCCCAGGGAGAGGTTGATGACGTCGGCGCCGTGGTCGGCGGCCCAGCGGATGCCGTCGGCGAGGGCGTTGCCCCGGGTGGTGCGGGCCTTGGCGCGGGCGGAGTCGCCGTCCTCGAGGATCACGCGGACGGGGAGGATCTTCGCCTCGGGGGCGATGCCCATGACGCCGTCGGAGTTGCCGTAGCCGTGGCCGTGGCCGGCGATGATGCCGGCCATCGCGGTGCCGTGGCGGGCCCAGGCGCGGTCGCCCCGCTCGG of the Streptomyces sp. NBC_00287 genome contains:
- a CDS encoding serine hydrolase, which translates into the protein MESSRARRVPLLYVALATVAVVGGTAAGTVYVKAQAHSTRGAQSAVSSSATPSVVAASGEASVEPVAQPTVDLDGLLADAMESVTGADDAQVSVAVLDLDSGESASYGDASFDTASIVKVDILAALLLQAQDEGRALTSAERTYATAMIENSDNVSASALWETIGRAEGLGAANERFGLTDTEGGDGMLWGLTQTTAADQLTLLQQVFGEDSELSEASRTYLQGLMGQIAVDQRWGVSAVADGSGWALKNGWLPRSTTGLWDINSIGRVTVDGRDYLVAALSDGNETKADGVSLIEAAVKAAVSVFATA
- the mycP gene encoding type VII secretion-associated serine protease mycosin codes for the protein MTAARIRRTGLLSVLLAASLALVPATAAHADSIRAQQWALEAMHTDEAWQTTKGKGITVAVLDTGVDNEHPDLAGNVLTGNDMVGFGAERGDRAWARHGTAMAGIIAGHGHGYGNSDGVMGIAPEAKILPVRVILEDGDSARAKARTTRGNALADGIRWAADHGADVINLSLGDDSKSAHPEPAEDEAVQYALRKGAVVVASAGNGGEKGDHISYPAAYPGVIAVTAVDKFGTRASFSTRRWYATVSAPGVDVVIADPDRKYYEGWGTSAAAAFVSGAVALVKAAHPGLTPAQIKKLLEDTARNAPADGRDDSRGYGFVDPAAAIEKAADLKPKGLRSKAYGNEYFGSGPETTTTDDDTTAWAAPLAGSAGGVLLVAAVVLWRGRRERQDGF